The DNA sequence AATGACTGGTATCAATAAGGCATTGACCCTGCAGAACCTTGGCATCAGTTTTTAGATCCATTCTGGAAGGATGTTGCCCAATTGTTTTATTGGACTGGTGAGGAATATTTACTGATAGAGCCACATATCTTCATTCCATGCAAACATTCCCATAGACACAGTTCCTAGTGTTACACCAGCACATGGGGCATCTTCCTTTCTATCTCCTGCAGAACTGCACCAAATTGCCCCCTGTTGCACACGCACTAAGAACTCTTCCATGGGAGATATAATATTGGGCATCTTCCTCATGGTTTCTTTTGTGGAAAATATACCGCCAATTCTGCCCCCTGACTTGTGGTCATCAAGGATTTTCCCTCTAGTCATGGAAGACATAATATTGGGCAGCTGATGTTCCTCGCTTCATCCCCTACTAAAACTGCCCCTACGCTCCCCTCAATAACATTGGGGTGTCCTGAGGCCCAAACCCCTGGGGAGAGCATTTGTCCCAGAATGTACACACACTCCTCATATGGAAAATGGCTATTTAGCAAAGCAGCTGCTTATCACTAACAAAATGAAGGGGGAAGATAGGCTGGAAGTATAATGTGGTATATGGGACTTAATGGAAACTATAGAAATGATTGATAGGAACAGAATTAAGCTACAGAGGTTCTACAGCAGTGTCAGGACAAGGGTTAGGAGGTACCCAGTGTTTCCAATGAACCTAATctactggagcagaaggagatctGGACATTTAGAGAAGGATGAAAAGGTGAAGGCAAGTGGTGGCTTTGTTATTTTTGCATAGGGCAGTTGGAAACATATCTGCCATATTTTTTGCCTGGGGTTGACAGATAGAGGTGAACTAGTCACTCAAACTGGTGGCTAAAACCTTCTGTGGTGGGGATGTCCCCCCTGCTCATTGTGTTGGGGTGCACTACAAATTCAGGCACCAGCCTGGATCATTTGCAATAAATGTTTACATACTTATAAGAAGTGACTCTTGTGTTATTTGTATAAGATCTATCTGCCTCTACCTCCTTGCCAATGACGCTTGGAGATCCTCATCCTtaaggctcttactgacgagcgtttttacttgcgctcccctgcgttccgtttttctgcgttcagccgcaggggagcacaggaatagacgcattaagttcttttcaatggggctgtactcacacagtcggcgtgtaggcgccgaacgcaggaaaaatgcagcatgttgcctctcaacctgcgttcggcgcctacacgcgcctgtgtgagtacagcaccattgaaaagaacttaatgcgtctattcctgcgctcacctgcggctgaacgcagaaaaacggaacgcaggggagcgcagcttcaaccgctcgtcagtaagagccctaaggctgaCTTGAAGATTAGAGCTCAACCGATCCATTAACTTTTGTCCTCCCCCACCTAGACCAAACAATCCACTAATTACCTCTCCCAGTGCAGGGGTTATTCGTTTACCAAGCCCTTCTGCGTGTTGAAGGGCAAGTAGCAcctacaaatgaaaatgtatgaaTATGCTTGTTCTTGAGGTCATCTACCTGCATGGAGTTTGTAAGTCCTGGTATTGTATTCTCTACTGGGAGTAAGTTGGGTCAATGTGCCAAACTAACAAATTAGACCAATCTCATTATTTAATATGTTTAGTGTTTACTCAAGGCATGTCCAACCAaacaactgcaactcccagaatcctatcTAAATCCTCCACAGCAGCATAAGAATTAAGCCCCAGGCCTGTCTGTCAGGAGGTGATTGGGAATTCTCACAACCAGGACTGGGAATGGGGGCATGAGAGTCCAGAGAGTGTGCAGTGGGACATACTGGCTCATTTATTAGGCCACATGCTCCTCCCAATAAAAGAGACCACATGCAGACTCTCTGGCTTCATGATCCTAGATTCAATATACAGGAAAGTCATGGGTATTTTTGGAGCTGCCCATCTTTTTTTCATTCTCCTACTAAACTTCCCATCAATCTGTTTGAGCCCCAGAGTATGTTCCCCTCATGAATTGCACAGGACATTGTTGttatgtgtctgtctgtccttcTCTGCTGTCTCTTGGCAGTTTCCATcatttctctctcttctcctgtagGGACATGGACTGACACCGCACTCTTGTGGTCACCTCCTGAGTCCTCAGAGTGATGCCAAAGATGTCCTCATGGTATCTGTTCTGGTCCTGTGGAGGTAACAGAGAAATCAGAAGAGTGTCGAGGCAGGTGAAATTCCTTTGTACAACGTTTATGCGGCCCTGGTATAATATTAGTCTTATCTCATGCATGAGCTGGCACCATCTCTAGATCCTTGGGCACTTACCCTCAGTTCCCCGATAAATTCTCCAGCCTCCACAATGCTCATGTCCCCCTGAGACACGAGGATCAGCTGAACTGTTTGCAGAACATCTGTAGCCATTGTGACGTCACCACAGATATACATGTGCCCCCCGCTCTGACACAGAACTTCATACACCTCACACGCCAGTTGTGTGCGTAATATGTCCTGCACGTAGGTCTGAGGAGAGAGCAGAACATAAATctcataaaatgataaaaatatccACAAAGACATCTTTATGATACCCAACCTCTAGGGCATCTATGTGGTAAGTGGTAGAAGATGAGTAGAATCCCAATCACATGAGAAGAATCATAGATTGACTGATGGATAATCAAGGCCCCAGAGATATGAATGAACAAATACCCCATCAGGTTGGGTGGCATTTGAGAAGATCAAGCAGATACAAGCTAACTGATATACACAGGCAGTAGATATTTCTTCAATATATATCCAGTGTCAGATCAGAGTTGAGCAAGGAAGGACAAAGTCTTGTGTAGATGCCAGAAGATATCAGATGGTACACTAAAGGTTACCTTGGGCATGTAAGGCTCCCTGGAGAAGGCCGTGTAGATGTCACTCAGGGCTCCTTTGTTCTTGGCTTCTTGGGTCTCCTCTTTGTAGATGTGATCAAGTTCTGCACATCTGCAGCCAAAGACCAGAGTCATGCTTCCAGGCACTTGATCTGAAACACAAATCTATGATATGGTACCCACTTGGTGTTGCTCATTCAGTAGATACATACCTGTATCATTAATTTTTATCCACAGCCATACAACAGTGCCCTTCATCTGCCAACAAAGCTCTTCCATTTTATTCAGGGCATTATTCAGTAATGGCATCAAGGTGGGTGCTGCTCTGTGTGGCACAAGAGGTAAGACCAGAACTTACACCACAACCAGTAGGAGAGTGGTACTCTGTGAGGGCTACCAGGGCTAAGAATAAAGGAAACATATCCAGCAGGGCACAAATAATCCAGCATACCAGTTGTAGGGCTTTTACCCCCAACTTaccatttttttcaacttcataAAGTCGATGCTGCCAGAAGCCCCGGAATGGAGCAATTCCAGTACCAGGACCCACCAGAATGCATGGGGCAGTGTTGTCAGATGGCAAATGAAATGTTGGCGCTCTGTGAGGAGACTAAATGTAAGTACATGGGCACCCTAAAATCTCATCTGGGGATCACTATGGAACAAGCAGGGAAGAAAGTCCAAGAATCTTGTAAAATGTGTCACTGGGGATAGAGGAAATGTTGTGGCAATTCTGCATTTGGGTGGAATGATGGGCTCTAGGCCCCTCAACATCTTGATTCTATATCACCAGCTACTGTATTTCTCCAGTAAGGGGCAGAATGGGGTGATATTTGGGTTTGCTTGGGGAAGGGGGTCACAGATATAAAGCAACAGAAAGGTAGAAAGCAAACAGAGAAACCCCCTTGCCATGGAACAGAAGGAGTTTGCCACACAGTAAAGGGTTGGGCATGAAGGGGAAGTTGAGGGTAGATATGAGGCTTTTATTGGAGAAGGAAGATCTTGAGAAACTGGTGTCATTGTTGTGATGAGTTCATAGAATAAATCGGTGGGGAATAAATTTAGCACAGTATTAGATGGACTGGGCAGAGCAGGATGGAGGGGGCACAGACAGGATTTAAAGAGAGGGGGAAACTTACCCACGGACAAAGCATGGCACAGAGTCCCCAGCAGCCAACTGGTCCAGCCAAGTAGAGCAGACTCCATAGTGCAGGGGCCCTTTATTGTCTGCCATAGAGAGACAGTCGTCATTATTTGTGTGAGAGCACAGATTTACATCTACATGGGACATGAAATGCCTGATGTGTAGATCATATAGCGTATCATACACATGAGATGCCAATGTGGTGCCCTTGGAAGTACCTACCCTGAGTATGATAGGACACAACGGCCACAGTGAGGTGTATCTGCCCTGGATTTACATCAGAGGAGGAGCTGATAGAGTAGTAGCGTGGCTGCAGGAGGGGGAGCTGAGTGAGGAGCAAGGAGCTGGGGAGACTCACGGATGGAAATTCCTCCAGAACCTCAACCAAGGTGGGACACCGAAACCACTTCCATTCCTCGTACAGCCTGGAATCCTGCAGCACCAGAGAGTGAAAGTACATGGGTCATGACAGTGGATACTTACAGGGTAATGCCCacatctagtaactcatagcaaccaataagagatTTAATCTCAACTGACTGAGGGTCCCCAACCTGGGCTGATGTCTCCCATATCATAATGTTGCCCATCCTGTGTCCCCATCTCCTCCCCCACCTCCCTGGGACTCCCTCCATAGACTCTATCTGTATTTCTATCCCCCCAGGCTAGACAAAGGGCCCCATCCTGGGTTACAGTCTACAATACTGAGAGCCACCATCTTGACTCTGGACCCCCTGTTCCTGACTGGTGACCCCATTATGGTTATCTATATTCTGTATCTGACTATTAGCCCATTCTTGACTCGTCTTATTCTCTATCACCCGCTGTAACTGACTAGTTGCCCATCCTGGTTCTGTATCCCCTACCAGCCTGGTGGACCTTCCAGATTCTTTATCCCCACCTACCTGGTGAATCTCTATTTCCCTTCTGATTGGTGGCCCCAACCTGGTTCTCAATTTCCCATTATGGACTAGTAATTAATTGGTGGCCCAATGTTCCATTGCCAGATTCTCCATCCCCTGTACCTGACTGAGTGTTtccattttccttttctcttctagATCCTCACACAGTGCACTGAGGAGTTGCAACAGTTGAGGTGTAGGAGGGGTAGTAATATCCAGATAATTGGTAAGTGCCTGCCTCAGGGTGCAGGGAGGGAGTCTAGTGTCTGAGAGCCATTTCATCTTCTGACTGGTACCAAACCCTATGGGCAGAATTGGCAATTGAGAGGCAGTACAGAGTGTTGGCCATTAGAGAGGTAGTCAATATACACTACTGGTTATAGACAACTGGGGAAGAAGCACAGGCAATCAGTGGGCACAACAGAGACTATTGGGGGGATCAGCATACGCACATTTGACCAAACAGAATTGTGAGAGGAAGCACTTACGGCCATTTTGATCTGTGTTGAGTGTCTCCACCTGTATTGTATCATTGGAAGGAGGAGGATCTTCCACTCTCTCCAACAAATCCACCACCAGTTCCTCTCGGTTACATGGGAATATCCCCAGGTGATCTCCAGGGTAGTAACTTAGTTCCGGCTGGTCCTCAGTGCTGAGCTGAACCAAGATGGTGGATCGGCTGCGTGAAATGAAATTACATGGCTATGAGCTATGAGGGAGAAGATTATAATTTGTATAATTATAATCTATTATCCTGTATGGCAAATAGTAGACGCTCAGAATACAAATATCTTTGAGAAGCTGAAGAACCAACCTTGCTTTGGTGGAGTCATCAACTCACCTGGACTTCTCACTCTGCAAGTTCTGCCTAGAAATGAATTTAGCTTCAAAGACTTTCCTTCTATGCACCTGGCCGAGGCCTAGAGAGAGAAACCAACAGTGAATGAACACATCATTATTGGCCAGGAGTGGATCATTAACTCTTAATAACATGGGGTGAGTTGGACAATGGAAGACatggaaaagaaaatggaaaaaatagagGCAAATATGTGTATGGGGGAGGCAGTGGGCGAGACAAGGGGTGCCATATGGGGATGAAGGATTAATGCAGGAAAGAGAAGATCTGTGGAGCAGAGACGATCATTGTGGTTAGAAGGAAGAGATGTTTTGGTCATTCTGTTGGATTTACCTCTACACTAGAGGCCAACATACTTGATGTGTTCCCTTTCCCTGGGAGTTCCctctatttataaagtgctagagCTGGGAATATTGGCAGAGTGTAGAACATGTGCCCAGTGCAACTCCTACAAATTATACAACTTCAACATGGAAAAGTTTCACTTCATGTCCCATCGATATAGAACATTGACACCCTGTGCCACAGTATCACTGACAACTGGCAGGTCTCAACTGGCAAATTCCCCTTATTCTCCCATGGGAGGATGGAAATAAGGATTGAGGTTGGTGTAATATCCTGCTATATTCTAGTGACAGTTACTGGAATAATGCCCATGGTCTGTTCTTGTTGGAGTTGTGGTTCTCCATGGGGTCACCTAGGGATATGCCAAGATGTATGCCAACTGAATTGGAGTTAAAAAGACCAGCAAAGTCTAAATGTCAGATGAACAAATGATACATCTTTGGGGTATGTGTATGTGGGTACCTGTAATGAGGTCGGGTGCTGAGGCCTGGATGGACAACCGGTGTTGTGACCTATTCCAGTTGCCTTTGGCTTTGAACAAGTCATTGACTATAATGTCTGAGTCATCTCCAACGCAGAAGGTGTCACAAGCAGCCTGGGGTGGGGAGAGGAGACAGAGGAGGTTGAGGAAATTGTGCTCAAATCTTTATAGGATTTATTATCAGGCTCTTGCACAACACTGTGAGGAAATTAGTAATAAGGATATCTCATTATGGGAACCCTGCCATGTTTATTCATTCCACAAGTGGGTGGCACCCGGCCATATTAATATAACGACTTACACTTATTCATAGCCACTGCCCTCAGCTCTTTCTAGCAACCCAGGGTGGGGGGCTCAGCAGGTGGTTCCAGTGGGAGTGGGGGCAGCTGTGTTTTTAATAAGGACCCCTCCCTCCTTATCTCTTTCCACTTCCCACTCTCTGCTGGAAAGGCAAGGGATTGTGGGAGGGTGACGGGTCTGAACTTTGTAATGTTTACCCAGCAGAGACCCTCCCAAGCCCATTGCAGGAGGAATAACATGACAGAATGTTCCAGAATGATGTTATTACCAGAACACCCATATAAAGTGTCCACCAATTGCCACTGATTGCTCCCAGCACAACTCTGGGGCAGATCACAACAGATCTGGTGGAACTATGCAGATGTATATGGATTAACTGAGGAGCAGTGAACACTTGATGAACCCCAAACCCAAGATTTCTGATCTCTATGATCCCAATGGAGTACAAAATCCCAATATCTACTGATTTTTGTACTATGTGGCCACCGGGACATCAAAGAAGAGAAGATGAGGTCCAACAAGCTGTTCTATTGCATTGTGTAGCCTGGAAGCTCTCTAGAATGTTTGAAGGATCTGAAGACCTTGGGAAGGGTGTCTTCTCAATTACTTCTCCCACACAGGCATGTAGATAAGGGTCAGTTTTTGAAGCAGTGGAGGTCTGTAGGTGGTTTGGTGCTGCCAGGCTTGCAAAATCCAAAATACTCTCTAATCTCAACCCTGATTCACATATTCTGATTTGTCACAAAGGAGAAAACGTAATCATCTTTGTCCCAACATTTGATTAAGTTGATCCCATCAAATTCCAAATGAAATCCTGGACCTGGGGCATCTGTAGTACTTTGGCCAGGTCCCAAGTAATTGAGATAATTGagataaaaataggccctggaatttcaagtacccagaggcccaaacagcccccccccgcCAGACCGATAAATAatgactatggcatcttacagcagcccccctggCACTTGCCATGACCCAGAGATTGTCAGTCCCGGGCTGCCAGTAACTGCCTTAGTTTTACACTAcagttttttagtttattttgtcCCATCCATTCTTCTGATTGGATTTCAGCTGATCTGACCTGCACTGTTTGTGCACCTGAAATACCCCCTTGCCACCTTACTCAGCATTAAATGTAAAGAACCAGAAAGCTCTAGCACTTCCCTCATCAGGCCAAATGCCCAAATTCTGCGCCATGTGCCACAGGCCTAGGGACACTTTCTTACCTTGAATACAGCTTTGGCCCAGATTCGGAAAGAGTCTTCTTGTCCACAGAGCTCATCACCTTCTCCCATCTCCATGATCCTCTCCCCACCAAGTTCCTCCAGCCTTGTGTCCACCGCATGGCCAAATGCACAAAAATGAGGGTAGGCCCGGGACCCCAAGCCAAAAACTGAGAACCTGTCAGCAAAGAGAGGAAACTGGTAACTGATTGGTTTAGTATTAACTTTGGACTGTCATATAATTTGTAATGTGATCATGCCCATCACATACTACTGAGTTATGATTTGCAGacaatgctgggagttgcagtacagCTACAAGTTATATTGCTTTTAGCCAGTTTTCATTCCATGTACCATGAGCACcccaatatttaatatttacttgcAGTGAGACATTGGACACAGGTGCCTTAGTTCCCCCAATGCTGTGTATATGACTGTACCTGAGTGTGCCCAGGGGCCCCGCGCTGTCTGTGTTACTCGATTCTTTCCTTTTGTTCTTCCATGAGGAGACGAGTTGGTCCCCTTGGGACACACTGTTAAACCGGATCTTGTAGCTCCTACAACAACACAAAAATCATAGGTCATTTAACTGGTAAAGTCTTCCAATTAGATCtttgttattaaaatgtatttctattaatTTGGGGGAGAAGTATGCAGAAGACATGCAGGTAACCTCCTTTCCCTCTCTTTCTTATTCAGTTGAGTTTCAAATCAAATATTAAAT is a window from the Xenopus laevis strain J_2021 chromosome 6L, Xenopus_laevis_v10.1, whole genome shotgun sequence genome containing:
- the nos3.L gene encoding nitric oxide synthase, endothelial isoform X3 encodes the protein MNVPDKKREIRSTNGGQAQTQKCVRVRNWESRTLSYDTLNVQTVKDVPCTRSRCLGSVMFPSQLTCPLQEGPKSPEELLPKAKDFINQYYSSIKRAQSKSHLERLKEVEEEIVSSGTYQLKQNELIFGAKQAWRNASRCVGRIQWSKLQVFDARDCRTAHEMYTHVCNHIKYATNRGNIRSAITIFPQRTDGASDFKIWNSQFIRYAGYRQADDTVVGDPANADITELCIQLGWKPKGGRFDVLPLLLQANGDDPKLFEIPPELILEVPLRHPTYGWFADLGLKWYALPAVSNLLLEIGGLEFPAVPFNGWYMGTEIGMRNLCDSYRYNITEEVAKGLGLDTKKMSSLWKDRAALEVNIAVLYSYQADKITIVDHHAATESFMKHMEHEIRQRGGCPADWVWIVPPTSASLTPVFHQEMANYYLSPSFLYQPDPWKHHVWKGSQSTITRRRTFKEVANAVKFSAKLMGKAMARRVKATILYATETGRSETYAQKLCKIFSYAFDPKVICMDQYDIVNLEHETLVLVVTSTFGNGDPPENGEAFAQELMEMTSPSTLALAPEQQKSYKIRFNSVSQGDQLVSSWKNKRKESSNTDSAGPLGTLRFSVFGLGSRAYPHFCAFGHAVDTRLEELGGERIMEMGEGDELCGQEDSFRIWAKAVFKAACDTFCVGDDSDIIVNDLFKAKGNWNRSQHRLSIQASAPDLITGLGQVHRRKVFEAKFISRQNLQSEKSSRSTILVQLSTEDQPELSYYPGDHLGIFPCNREELVVDLLERVEDPPPSNDTIQVETLNTDQNGRFGTSQKMKWLSDTRLPPCTLRQALTNYLDITTPPTPQLLQLLSALCEDLEEKRKMETLSQDSRLYEEWKWFRCPTLVEVLEEFPSVSLPSSLLLTQLPLLQPRYYSISSSSDVNPGQIHLTVAVVSYHTQDNKGPLHYGVCSTWLDQLAAGDSVPCFVRGAPTFHLPSDNTAPCILVGPGTGIAPFRGFWQHRLYEVEKNDQVPGSMTLVFGCRCAELDHIYKEETQEAKNKGALSDIYTAFSREPYMPKTYVQDILRTQLACEVYEVLCQSGGHMYICGDVTMATDVLQTVQLILVSQGDMSIVEAGEFIGELRDQNRYHEDIFGITLRTQEVTTRVRCQSMSLQEKREK